The following coding sequences lie in one Paenibacillus durus ATCC 35681 genomic window:
- a CDS encoding TetR/AcrR family transcriptional regulator, with product MRKVDRRILKTQEAIKKAVVELMTEKDFDQITVQDISDRANVDRKTVYHHYKDKFDLLDKLIEEHINELREICESESTSPEGNFSWFKYFEEKYSFFSVMLASKGAPFFRKRFLEFVIEDIRNEWEMTEGKKSGLSEEVIVQFFAPAYVGLVEWWFTNGMPYPPDAMEEQVGMMLEKNLS from the coding sequence ATGCGTAAAGTGGATCGGCGAATACTCAAAACTCAAGAAGCGATAAAAAAAGCTGTGGTTGAATTGATGACAGAAAAGGACTTCGATCAGATAACTGTCCAGGACATCTCCGACAGAGCAAACGTTGATCGTAAAACGGTCTACCATCACTACAAGGATAAATTTGACTTGTTGGATAAGCTCATTGAAGAGCACATCAATGAACTCCGAGAAATTTGCGAATCTGAATCGACTTCTCCAGAAGGCAATTTCAGTTGGTTCAAATACTTTGAAGAGAAATATTCCTTCTTTTCGGTGATGCTGGCTAGTAAAGGAGCTCCATTTTTTCGCAAAAGATTCCTTGAGTTTGTTATCGAGGATATACGCAATGAATGGGAAATGACCGAAGGGAAAAAGAGCGGATTAAGCGAGGAGGTTATTGTACAATTTTTCGCACCAGCATACGTAGGACTCGTGGAATGGTGGTTTACGAATGGAATGCCCTATCCGCCAGATGCCATGGAAGAACAAGTGGGGATGATGCTAGAGAAGAACCTATCGTAG
- a CDS encoding ammonium transporter, which produces MLLKQKKWLLSMASFFVFCLTSFPITVFAAGEAPAVDTGDTTWLLISTAIVMFMFMPGLALFYGGLVTHRNIVSTIMYSFSSFVVVTIVWVLWGYSFAFGSGVGGIFGGFDYLGFNQVGQDAKEGLTIPHLIFAIYQGMFASITVAIISGGVVERIRFSVWIFFSALWVTVVYAPMAYWTWGGGWLSKLGGLDFAGGTVVHILSGVSALTAALIVGRRRAYREQAPPPHNLVFFLIGGMCLWFGWFGFNGGSALASGGLASLAFATTQVAAAAGGVIWLVMEWALRKKPTLVGAVSGGIAGLVAITPAAGYVSIMSSMIIGGVASVICYWALNVLKVKLKYDDSLDVFGLHGIGGAWGAVATGIFASKDVNPAGANGLLHGNPMQVVTQTIDVIVAVLLAVIGTFIILKAISLFTSLRVTEEEEWTGLDTSIHGENAYNTSEASSAISPPVLGSIRKQT; this is translated from the coding sequence ATGCTGTTAAAGCAGAAAAAATGGCTCTTGTCCATGGCATCCTTTTTCGTTTTTTGTTTAACCTCATTTCCTATTACCGTGTTCGCTGCTGGTGAAGCGCCGGCCGTCGATACGGGAGATACGACCTGGCTGCTCATTTCTACCGCGATTGTCATGTTTATGTTTATGCCCGGTCTCGCACTATTCTATGGTGGATTAGTAACGCACCGGAATATCGTCTCGACCATCATGTATAGCTTCAGTTCCTTTGTTGTCGTCACGATCGTATGGGTATTGTGGGGGTATAGTTTTGCATTCGGCTCCGGAGTCGGGGGCATCTTCGGCGGATTCGACTATCTGGGGTTCAATCAGGTTGGCCAGGATGCAAAAGAAGGACTGACGATCCCTCATCTTATATTTGCGATCTACCAGGGGATGTTTGCCTCGATCACAGTGGCGATTATATCCGGAGGCGTCGTCGAACGTATCCGTTTCTCGGTTTGGATCTTCTTCTCCGCTCTATGGGTAACGGTCGTTTATGCTCCAATGGCTTATTGGACGTGGGGCGGCGGATGGCTATCCAAGCTGGGCGGGCTCGATTTTGCGGGAGGAACGGTCGTCCATATTCTCTCCGGCGTCAGTGCGCTGACGGCGGCGCTGATCGTCGGAAGACGCCGGGCATACCGTGAACAGGCACCTCCGCCGCATAATCTCGTGTTCTTTCTAATCGGTGGGATGTGCCTGTGGTTTGGGTGGTTCGGGTTTAATGGCGGCAGTGCGCTTGCATCCGGGGGACTTGCTTCGCTCGCTTTTGCTACGACACAAGTTGCGGCTGCTGCCGGCGGTGTCATATGGCTGGTGATGGAGTGGGCACTTCGCAAAAAACCGACGCTTGTCGGAGCCGTTTCAGGTGGTATTGCCGGCCTTGTTGCAATTACGCCCGCTGCCGGTTACGTCTCCATTATGTCTTCGATGATCATTGGCGGCGTGGCGAGCGTTATCTGTTATTGGGCGCTGAATGTGCTAAAAGTGAAACTGAAGTACGATGATTCCTTAGATGTATTCGGCCTTCATGGAATCGGCGGAGCATGGGGAGCAGTCGCAACCGGCATTTTCGCCAGCAAAGATGTAAACCCGGCAGGTGCGAACGGTCTTCTTCACGGAAACCCTATGCAGGTCGTCACGCAAACGATCGATGTCATTGTTGCCGTTCTTTTGGCCGTGATAGGAACATTTATTATCTTAAAGGCAATCTCCCTGTTTACTTCGCTGCGCGTAACCGAAGAAGAAGAATGGACAGGACTGGATACAAGCATACATGGCGAAAATGCTTATAACACATCCGAAGCTTCATCAGCAATTTCGCCTCCGGTCCTCGGATCGATACGAAAGCAAACATAG
- a CDS encoding MFS transporter, with product MVRQNNLLILILTVGVFGILTTEMGIVGILPVVAERFDISVTEAGLLVSLFALAVAISGPILPLLFSGINRKKVMLLVLGIFVAGNIVSLLTSSFTILLIARIVPAFFHPIYCALALTVAATSVSKEEAPKAVSKVILGVNAGMILGVPITTYIASVTSVEMAMLFFAIVNALALIATLVFIPSMPVKERLTYGTQIGVLKKPIMWVAIATVVFIGSANSSINSFIAEYLGAVTHISGTTLTFALFIFGIASLVGNFAGGRFLTKNAMRTATFFPIVLGLFLMLSFLTGKSVVPMLITLLFWGILFAIGNNVSQYWISSSAQEAPDFANGMFLSCSNLGVTIGTSVGGLFISGMGAQYIVIAGVLFLIMSLASILLRKYMFNPSTQQKAAGSRR from the coding sequence GTGGTTAGACAGAATAATTTGCTTATACTTATTTTGACAGTAGGGGTTTTTGGGATATTAACTACTGAAATGGGGATCGTAGGTATATTACCTGTAGTCGCTGAACGGTTTGATATCAGTGTTACCGAAGCGGGGTTGCTAGTTAGTCTCTTTGCATTGGCGGTTGCAATATCTGGTCCCATCCTGCCGTTATTGTTTTCAGGAATAAATCGCAAGAAGGTCATGCTGCTTGTACTTGGTATTTTTGTTGCCGGTAATATTGTCTCTTTACTAACATCGAGCTTTACCATTTTGCTTATTGCTCGCATAGTTCCGGCCTTTTTTCATCCCATTTATTGTGCTTTGGCTTTGACGGTAGCCGCTACTTCCGTTAGCAAAGAAGAAGCTCCAAAAGCTGTTTCTAAAGTAATATTAGGAGTAAACGCAGGTATGATTCTTGGCGTGCCAATTACTACTTATATAGCCAGTGTAACTTCTGTAGAAATGGCCATGTTATTCTTTGCTATTGTAAATGCGCTAGCACTAATAGCTACATTGGTTTTTATTCCTTCAATGCCTGTTAAAGAAAGACTTACTTATGGAACTCAAATCGGCGTATTAAAAAAGCCTATCATGTGGGTAGCTATTGCTACAGTCGTATTCATTGGATCGGCGAATTCGAGTATAAATAGTTTCATTGCGGAATATCTGGGTGCAGTTACCCATATATCGGGGACAACCCTTACTTTTGCATTATTTATATTTGGAATAGCAAGTCTCGTCGGAAATTTTGCGGGAGGAAGATTCCTTACCAAAAATGCTATGAGAACGGCAACATTTTTTCCCATTGTATTAGGGCTATTTCTGATGTTGTCGTTCCTTACAGGGAAGTCCGTTGTACCCATGTTGATAACCCTTTTGTTTTGGGGGATATTATTTGCGATAGGAAATAATGTTAGTCAATATTGGATCTCCTCGTCTGCTCAAGAAGCACCTGACTTTGCTAATGGAATGTTTCTATCTTGCAGTAACTTGGGGGTGACGATTGGAACCTCAGTAGGTGGGTTATTTATCTCAGGGATGGGTGCCCAATATATCGTAATAGCTGGGGTTCTTTTCTTGATCATGAGTTTGGCATCTATTCTTCTTAGAAAATATATGTTTAATCCCTCTACACAACAAAAAGCTGCTGGTTCAAGAAGATAG